In Penaeus vannamei isolate JL-2024 chromosome 15, ASM4276789v1, whole genome shotgun sequence, the following are encoded in one genomic region:
- the LOC138864150 gene encoding serine-rich 25 kDa antigen protein-like, producing the protein MTPKEHNEEALSQPDDSSSSSLSSSSSSSSSSPSVSQPDESSLSQPDESSLSQPDESSLSQPDESSLSQPDESSLSQPDESSLSQPDESSLSQPSLSQEDLEAFFENYYTKKEGLKSQGA; encoded by the coding sequence ATGACGCCCAAGGAGCATAATGAAGAAGCCCTTTCGCAACCAGatgattcatcatcatcatcattatcatcatcatcatcatcatcatcatcatcaccatctgtttCGCAACCAGATGAATCATCTCTTTCGCAACCAGATGAATCATCTCTTTCGCAACCAGATGAATCATCTCTTTCGCAACCAGATGAATCATCTCTTTCGCAACCAGATGAATCATCTCTTTCGCAACCAGATGAATCATCTCTTTCGCAACCAGATGAATCATCTCTTTCGCAACCATCTCTTTCGCAGGAGGACTTAGAAGCATTCTTCGAGAACTACTACACAAAGAAGGAAGGACTGAAGTCCCAAGGAGCATAA